The proteins below come from a single Corylus avellana chromosome ca3, CavTom2PMs-1.0 genomic window:
- the LOC132175039 gene encoding protein STICHEL-like 2, giving the protein MTDGRRHSVDIPISRTLVALRRVRSLRDPSTNSMSKFSALVDNVNWETDSSNGISLRITNDCQEGGSDGDGALRSKNLGLYGLQEDYVDDFELNCSLGKSKLISCKDLGLAGKTGPSSKSQQVEGLDYCASNQEEAYENKLLSERYCDNHRDIGLDLACIAPSSNHLVDVDSCNEQSVGSPQAEKEDHIVSKRKLQYENQVKSFGVEGDVASRVDCPWPSVNDAVSSHSPTLFANEDVDVVDHSHRGCGISSCWSRTPKFRESYLPSDVEEHPLLSGDVDGPAFYKLRNLKRISNEITPHSETPRCLSQKFRPKSFNELVGQNVVARSLLGAISKGRITSFYLFHGPRGTGKTSASRIFAAALNCLSLEEHRPCGLCRECVLFFSGRSRDVKEVDSVRINRMDRVRSLLKSAVIPPVSSRFKVFIVDECHLLNGETWATVLNSLDSLSQHVVFVMITPDLDKVPRSAMSRSQRYHFPKIKDADIASRLEKICIEEGLDFDQAALDFIASKSYGSLRDAEMMLDQLSLLGKRITMTLAYELIGVVSDDELLDLLDLALSSDTSNTVIRARELMRSRIDPMQLISQLANLIMDILAGKCQEVSSEVRRKFSTRHTSEADMQKLSHALKILSETEKQVRMSKNQTTWLTVALLQLSCMESFSLDSKDSKLCLRNVQDQDGDFCSLSSIGEGVKHLVTCSCDDYIPHKLGNHEDCKGTLESIWKKTTDLCKSNSLKNVLRKQGKLSSLCVNQGLAVAELEFHHPDYASKAEKSWKQIASLLQFILGCNVEIRINLAPCASGPKYAKARKASFKFFSCSRRMQQKSQSATERGSDSELSDYTSEKAMIRDWPILTSTSNGGSQMPHNCYHRAEMVKTLRDSEGNSLSTGTTSSHRSLQNDMPKMPMLGVDSSTEEGSNHINRVLSIQEPEDQPSCFARTLRLQKNLHSSDSSQMICLGIKKGNNVALSMPGTSSFATYISARDPNVFCSSSNNYSRSSGDDNGLRDNSDVLCWRTPTFPQKKAWQPRHLRRGSHLVEWVLTCATAK; this is encoded by the exons ATGACGGATGGACGGAGGCATTCTGTGGATATTCCCATCTCAAGAACTCTAGTAGCACTGAGGAGAGTGAGGTCACTGAGGGATCCGTCTACTAATTCTATGAGTAAATTCTCCGCTTTGGTTGACAATGTGAACTGGGAAACCGATTCCAGTAATGGGATATCTTTGCGGATCACGAATGATTGCCAAGAAGGTGGCTCCGATGGTGATGGTGCTTTGAGATCAAAGAATTTAGGTTTATATGGACTTCAGGAGGATTATGTGGatgattttgaattaaattgcaGTTTGGGAAAATCTAAGTTGATCTCATGTAAGGACTTGGGTTTGGCAGGGAAGACAGGCCCTTCGAGTAAGTCCCAACAGGTTGAAGGTTTGGACTATTGTGCATCAAATCAGGAAGAGGCTTATGAGAACAAACTATTGAGTGAAAGATATTGTGACAATCATAGGGATATTGGATTGGACTTGGCATGCATCGCACCCTCCAGCAATCATTTGGTGGATGTTGATTCATGTAATGAACAGAGTGTAGGATCTCCACAAGCAGAAAAAGAGGATCACATTGTGTCAAAAAGGAAATTGCAATACGAAAATCAAGTGAAATCATTTGGGGTGGAGGGTGATGTTGCAAGTCGTGTGGATTGTCCATGGCCATCTGTAAATGATGCTGTTTCAAGCCATAGCCCAACATTATTTGCTAATGAAGATGTGGATGTTGTAGATCACAGTCATCGTGGGTGTGGTATAAGCTCCTGCTGGTCAAGGACTCCTAAATTCAGGGAGTCATATCTTCCTTCTGATGTAGAAGAACATCCCTTGCTATCTGGGGATGTAGATGGACCCGCTTTTTATAAACTGAGGAACTTGAAACGCATCAGTAATGAAATCACTCCACATTCAGAAACTCCTAGGTGTTTGAGTCAGAAATTCAGGCCAAAATCTTTTAATGAATTGGTAGGACAAAATGTAGTGGCAAGATCTCTTTTGGGTGCCATCTCTAAAGGTAGGATAACATCATTTTATCTCTTCCATGGTCCTCGTGGTACAGGCAAGACCTCTGCTTCAAGGATATTTGCGGCAGCACTTAATTGTCTTTCACTTGAGGAGCACAGGCCATGTGGTCTCTGTCGAGAatgtgttcttttcttttctggaaGGAGTAGGGATGTTAAGGAAGTGGATTCTGTGAGAATTAATCGGATGGACAGAGTAAGGTCCCTTCTTAAGAGTGCAGTCATCCCTCCGGTTTCCTCACGGTTCAAGGTTTTTATTGTTGATGAATGCCATTTGTTGAACGGGGAAACATGGGCAACTGTTTTGAATAGCCTAGATAGCCTTTCTCAACATGTTGTCTTTGTAATGATCACTCCTGACCTGGATAAGGTTCCCCGAAGTGCAATGTCTAGGTCCCAAAGATATCACTTCCCAAAGATAAAAGATGCTGATATTGCAAGCAGATTGGAGAAAATTTGCATTGAAGAGGGTCTGGACTTTGATCAGGCTGCTTTAGACTTCATTGCTTCTAAATCCTATGGTTCACTTAGGGATGCAGAGATGATGCTTGATCAACTGAGTTTGCTTGGTAAAAGGATCACAATGACCTTGGCCTATGAGCTT ATTGGGGTTGTTTCTGATGATGAATTGCTTGATTTGCTGGATTTGGCTTTGTCATCCGACACTTCCAATACTGTAATAAGGGCCAGGGAACTGATGAGATCAAGGATTGATCCTATGCAGCTTATATCGCAGCTGGCAAATCTCATTATGGACATTCTTGCGGGTAAATGTCAGGAAGTTAGTTCTGAAGTCAGAAGAAAGTTTTCTACTCGGCATACTT CTGAAGCGGACATGCAGAAACTGAGTCATGCATTGAAAATACTTTCTGAAACAGAGAAGCAAGTTAGGATGTCTAAGAATCAAACGACATGGCTCACTGTAGCTCTTCTTCAATTGAGCTGTATGGAGTCTTTTTCCTTGGATTCAAAGGATTCAAAGTTATGTTTGAGAAATGTACAGGACCAAG ATGGTGATTTTTGCAGTCTGTCTTCCATAGGAGAGGGTGTCAAACATCTTGTAACTTGTTCTTGTGATGACTATATACCGCATAAATTGGGAAACCATGAGGATTGTAAAGGAACATTGGAATCCATATGGAAGAAAACTACAGACTTGTGCAAATCCAATTCACTCAAGAATGTTCTAAGGAAACAAGGGAAATTGTCTTCTCTTTGTGTTAATCAAG GTCTTGCAGTCGCTGAATTGGAATTCCACCATCCTGACTATGCATCTAAGGCTGAAAAGTCATGGAAACAGATTGCAAGTTTACTTCAGTTCATTCTGGGTTGTAATGTAGAGATCAGGATCAATCTTGCACCTTGTGCTTCTGGTCCAAAGTATGCAAAAGCGAGGAAGgcatctttcaaattttttagttGTTCACGCAGAATGCAGCAGAAGTCACAATCAGCCACTGAACGTGGAAGTGATTCAGAACTTTCTGATTACACCTCCGAAAAAGCAATGATAAGAGATTGGCCTATTTTAACTTCCACCTCCAATGGGGGTTCTCAAATGCCACATAACTGCTATCACAGAGCAGAGATGGTAAAGACTTTGAGAGATAGTGAAGGAAATTCACTGAGCACAGGGACAACCTCATCCCACAGATCCTTACAGAATGATATGCCAAAGATGCCTATGTTAGGAGTTGACTCGTCAACAGAAGAGGGAAGCAACCATATAAATCGGGTTTTATCCATTCAAGAACCAGAGGATCAGCCAAGTTGTTTCGCAAGAACGCTAAGACTTCAAAAGAATTTGCATTCTTCAGACTCTTCTCAGATGATCTGTTTGGGCATCAAAAAAGGAAACAATGTTGCATTGTCTATGCCCGGTACATCATCTTTTGCAACTTATATCTCTGCCCGCGATCCTAATGTTTTCTGCAGCAGCTCTAACAACTATTCTAGAAGCTCTGGAGATGATAACGG ACTGAGGGACAACTCAGATGTGCTTTGTTGGAGAACACCTACATTTCCTCAAAAGAAG GCCTGGCAACCAAGGCATTTACGACGAGGTTCCCACTTGGTGGAGTGGGTTCTTACCTGTGCCACTGCTAAGTAG
- the LOC132175040 gene encoding pentatricopeptide repeat-containing protein At1g74630-like, with product MNSTEQLCLALIHKCKALETVKQIQAFACKTGLDTDRLVAGKLIFHCVVSISDALHYARRVFSHFPDPDVFMYNTIIRGLAESDAPQSAIVAFTEMRRGSMVVAPPDSFSFAFVLKGAANYGSLRAGVQLHCQAIRHGLDTHIFVGTTLVSAYAECGCVGSAKKVFEEMREPNVVAWNAVLTACLRCGDVKGAAGMFDRMPIRNVTSWNVMLAGYTKAGELELAKKVFLEMPVKDDVSWSTMISGFAHNGCFYEALGFFRELRRVGMRPNEVSLSVVLSMCALAGAIEFGKVLHGFLEKSGFLWIISVNNALIHTYSACGNVGMARLIFEGMPKSKSIVSWTTMIAGLAMHGHGEEAIQLFHDMEASGIRPDRVTFISILYACSHAGLIEEGCTYFSKMVDIYGIEPAIEHYGCMVDLYGRAGKMQEAYDFVCQMPISPTAIIWRTLLGACSIHGYVELAEQVKERLSELEPNDSGDHVLLSNIYAIAGKWKDVAAVRRSMTDQRIMKTPGWSMIEVDKMMYTFVAGEKHDKITQEAYEKLREIMLKLRVEGGYVPEVGSVLHDIEEEEKEDSVSRHSEKLAVAFGMERLREGKIIRIVKNLRVCRDCHTVMKLISRVFRLEIVVRDRSRFHTFRDGSCSCRDYW from the coding sequence ATGAACAGCACAGAGCAGCTGTGCCTCGCTCTGATACACAAGTGCAAGGCCCTCGAAACCGTGAAGCAAATCCAGGCCTTTGCGTGCAAGACCGGACTCGATACCGATCGCTTAGTCGCCGGGAAGCTTATCTTCCACTGCGTCGTTTCGATATCCGATGCTCTCCACTACGCTCGCCGTGTCTTCTCTCACTTCCCGGACCCAGATGTTTTCATGTACAACACGATCATCAGAGGACTCGCCGAATCCGATGCCCCGCAGAGTGCTATTGTTGCGTTCACCGAAATGCGTCGAGGATCGATGGTTGTAGCCCCGCCTGATAGCTTCTCTTTCGCGTTCGTACTTAAAGGGGCGGCTAATTACGGGTCTTTGAGAGCTGGGGTTCAGCTGCATTGTCAGGCTATAAGGCATGGGCTCGATACCCATATATTTGTTGGTACGACTCTTGTGAGCGCGTATGCGGAATGTGGGTGTGTGGGTTCTGCTAAGAAGGTGTTTGAGGAAATGAGAGAACCAAATGTTGTCGCTTGGAATGCGGTGCTTACGGCGTGTTTAAGATGCGGGGATGTAAAGGGTGCGGCGGGAATGTTCGATAGGATGCCGATTCGGAATGTGACCTCGTGGAATGTCATGCTCGCGGGGTACACCAAAGCGGGGGAGCTTGAGCTGGCTAAGAAGGTGTTCTTGGAAATGCCTGTGAAGGACGATGTTTCTTGGAGTACTATGATTTCTGGGTTTGCTCATAATGGTTGTTTCTATGAGGCGTTGGGTTTTTTCAGGGAGTTGCGACGGGTGGGAATGAGACCAAATGAGGTGAGCTTGTCGGTGGTTCTATCGATGTGCGCGCTGGCTGGGGCAATTGAGTTTGGCAAGGTTTTACATGGGTTTCTGGAGAAATCCGGGTTTCTTTGGATCATTTCAGTGAATAACGCACTCATTCATACATATTCTGCTTGTGGAAATGTGGGCATGGCTCGATTGATCTTTGAGGGAATGCCAAAAAGTAAAAGCATTGTTTCTTGGACAACGATGATAGCAGGACTTGCAATGCATGGTCATGGAGAAGAAGCAATACAGCTCTTCCATGATATGGAAGCGTCTGGAATCAGGCCTGATAGAGTTACCTTTATTTCCATCTTATATGCTTGTAGTCACGCTGGATTGATTGAAGAAGGATGCACATATTTTTCTAAGATGGTGGATATATATGGTATAGAGCCAGCCATCGAGCATTACGGTTGTATGGTTGATCTATATGGTCGAGCTGGGAAGATGCAGGAGGCCTATGATTTTGTATGTCAAATGCCCATTTCGCCTACCGCTATTATTTGGCGGACTCTTCTTGGGGCTTGTAGCATTCACGGTTACGTCGAGTTGGCAGAGCAAGTGAAGGAGAGGCTTTCTGAACTTGAACCCAACGATTCTGGTGATCATGTTCTTTTGTCAAATATTTATGCCATTGCAGGGAAATGGAAGGATGTTGCCGCAGTAAGAAGATCAATGACTGACCAGAGGATCATGAAGACTCCTGGTTGGAGCATGATTGAGGTTGACAAGATGATGTATACTTTTGTGGCGGGTGAAAAACATGATAAAATTACACAAGAGGCTTATGAGAAGTTAAGGGAGATAATGCTGAAGCTGAGGGTTGAAGGAGGTTATGTTCCAGAGGTTGGGAGTGTTTTGCATGAcatagaagaggaagaaaaggaagattCAGTGTCTAGGCACAGTGAGAAGCTTGCTGTAGCTTTTGGAATGGAAAGATTACGCGAGGGAAAGATCATAAGAATCGTGAAAAATTTGCGGGTGTGCAGGGATTGCCATACGGTAATGAAGCTAATTTCTAGAGTTTTTAGATTGGAAATAGTGGTGAGAGATAGAAGTCGCTTCCACACTTTCAGAGATGGCTCTTGTTCTTGCAGAGATTACTGGTAA
- the LOC132173903 gene encoding two-component response regulator-like APRR1: MESKELNLNKEFSGGNNSKGGEGFIDRSKVRILLCDNDDKSLEEVLTLLVKCSYQVTPVRSARQVIDALNAEGANIDLILAELDLPLAKGMKMLKYINRDKELRRIPVIMMSAQDEVSVVVKCLRLGAADYLVKPLRTNELLTLWTHMWRRRRMLGLAEKKILTYEFDLVASDPSDANTNSTTLFSDDTDDRSHRSSNPEMGLSTHLEDESAAIEPPHVVEYRPDVPGISDRRTGQFSSCPKKSELKIGESSAFFTYVKSSTVKNNSQGAVNLDDNAAQNLRMGKKHQECSEQVVTDPQIHENGGEAGESYSPGDDFPSSNSIPDSLSMERSCTPPASVELPQQRDFKDEKFSQVISHSRNQHQLDVSGLPAQAAFPYCISGVVNQVMMPSAAQLYQKNLQELQNHASKAMMSQYHHLPQCPPHVNGMASFPYYPVNICLQPGQMSTSHAWPSVGSSSSPEVNLNKMDRREAALMKFRQKRKERCFDKKIRYVNRKRLAERRPRVRGQFVRKINGVNVDLNGQPTSADSDEDDEEDEEKLA; this comes from the exons ATGGAGTCTAAGGAGCTGAATTTGAACAAAGAATTTAGCGGTGGGAATAATAGTAAGGGAGGGGAAGGGTTTATAGATAGGAGCAAGGTGAGGATTTTGTTGTGCGATAACGACGACAAGAGCTTGGAAGAAGTTCTGACTCTTCTTGTGAAATGCTCTTATCAAG TGACTCCAGTGAGGTCAGCTAGACAGGTGATTGATGCACTGAATGCAGAAGGAGCTAATATAGATTTAATACTAGCTGAACTTGACCTTCCATTGGCCAAAggcatgaagatgttgaagtaCATCAATCGGGATAAAGAGTTACGGCGCATTCCCGTGATCA TGATGTCGGCACAAGACGAGGTCTCTGTTGTTGTCAAGTGCTTGAGGCTTGGAGCAGCAGACTATCTTGTAAAGCCTTTACGCACGAATGAGCTATTAACCTTGTGGACACACATGTGGAGAAGAAGGCGCATG CTTGGACTCGCAGAGAAGAAAATTTTGACCTATGAATTTGATTTGGTGGCCTCGGACCCTAGTGATGCTAATACAAACAGTACTACTTTGTTCTCGGATGACACGGATGACAGGTCTCACAGGAGCTCCAATCCTGAGATGGGATTGTCAACCCATCTGGAAGATGAG tCAGCTGCTATCGAGCCTCCACATGTAGTGGAATATCGACCTGATGTGCCAGGAATTAGCGACCGACGAACAG GACAATTTTCATCTTGCCCAAAGAAGAGTGAGCTAAAGATTGGCGAGTCTTCCGCCTTCTTTACATATGTCAAATCAAGCACCGTAAAAAACAACTCTCAAGGGGCTGTCAATCTTGATGACAATGCTGCTCAAAATTTGAGGATGGGAAAGAAACATCAGGAATGCAGTGAACAAGTGGTTACTGATCCCCAAATACATGAAAATGGTGGGGAGGCCGGAGAAAGCTATTCACCGGGAGATGACTTTCCCAGCAGTAATAGTATCCCAGATTCTCTTTCAATGGAGAGGTCTTGTACCCCACCTGCATCAGTGGAACTCCCGCAGCAAAGGGATTTCAAGGATGAAAAGTTCTCTCAAGTGATTTCCCACTCAAGAAATCAGCATCAACTTGATGTTTCTGGCTTACCAGCACAAGCTGCTTTTCCATATTGCATTTCAGGAGTTGTAAATCAAGTTATGATGCCATCTGCAGCACAACTGTATCAAAAGAATCTGCAGGAGCTGCAAAATCATGCATCTAAAGCTATGATGTCTCAGTACCATCATCTTCCGCAATGCCCTCCTCATGTTAATGGAATGGCATCATTCCCGTATTACCCTGTTAATATATGCTTACAACCTGGTCAAATGTCTACTTCTCATGCTTGGCCATCAGTGGGAAGTTCATCTTCCCCTGAAGTGAATTTGAATAAAATGGATAGAAGAGAAGCAGCATTGATGAAGTTTAGGCAGAAAAGAAAGGAGAGATGTTTTGACAAGAAGATTAGGTATGTTAATCGAAAACGACTTGCTGAAAGAAGGCCTCGTGTTCGAGGACAGTTTGTGAGGAAGATAAATGGTGTAAATGTGGATCTTAATGGGCAACCCACTTCTGCTGATTCtgatgaggatgatgaagaGGATGAGGAGAAGCTTGCTTGA